The following are encoded together in the Vigna unguiculata cultivar IT97K-499-35 chromosome 2, ASM411807v1, whole genome shotgun sequence genome:
- the LOC114174202 gene encoding probable serine/threonine-protein kinase At1g54610, which yields MGCICSKDSSNKDRVDEYEKEKEKEKESNKSSVQLVAPSVSTAESDSARGKDGSVPRIVDSSSQAIKGSVIVATEDKSNHSDATKSQLQRRVTVTCGVDDKMPMMSRILSVQHIAGEQVDFGWPIWLSSVAAEAIKGWVPRRADSFEKLGQVGQGAYSSVHKARDLETGKVVALKKVRFSSAEVESVRFMAREIYIMRQLDHPNVMKLEGLVTSRTSTSLYLVFEYMEHDLAGLATAHGSKLTEPQIKCFMQQLLRGLEHCHSRGVLHRDIKGSNLLVDNNGNLKIGDFGLATIYDPKKKQPLTSRVVTLWYRAPELLLGATEYGEAIDMWSVGCILAELLAGKPIMPGRTEVEQMHKIFKLCGSPSEDYWQRTKFPHATSFKPQQPYNRQISETFKNFSSPALALVDKLLTIEPEGRGSATSALESEFFTTNPLPCDPSSLPKFSPSKEFDSRRRQKEATRKNQEAVKGRAPASVLRGARDTKALGSPHYNAQGNISVLRKPNSIMCRQKYPCQENREGKENGEGGRVSVHGGFTHAATMTRGSVAGSSIFCKRVEPSLKNQRSHLNPATADLCTSVVKKEPDSSALESTMGHMPKKNRIHCSGPLVPPGGNLDDMLREHEKLMQDVFRSVKKANP from the exons ATGGGGTGCATCTGCTCAAAAGACTCCTCAAACAAAGACAGAGTTGATGAGTacgagaaagaaaaagaaaaagaaaaagaatcgAACAAGTCTTCGGTGCAACTTGTTGCTCCTTCTGTCTCAACTGCAGAGTCAGACAGTGCAAGAGGCAAGGATGGTTCGGTTCCCCGAATTGTTGACTCATCATCACAAGCAATTAAAGGGTCTGTCATAGTGGCGACAGAGGATAAAAGCAACCACTCAGATGCCACAAAAAGCCAGCTCCAGCGGCGCGTGACAGTGACGTGTGGTGTAGATGACAAAATGCCGATGATGAGCAGAATACTTAGCGTGCAGCATATTGCAGGAGAACAAGTTGATTTCGGGTGGCCAATTTGGTTATCTTCTGTGGCAGCAGAAGCCATCAAAGGGTGGGTGCCTCGACGGGCAGACTCTTTTGAAAAATTAGGCCAA GTTGGACAAGGGGCTTATAGCAGTGTGCATAAAGCTCGTGATCTTGAGACTGGTAAAGTTGTGGCTTTGAAGAAGGTTCGGTTTTCAAGTGCAGAGGTGGAAAGTGTAAGGTTCATGGCAAGAGAAATCTATATTATGCGTCAACTTGACCATCCTAATGTCATGAAGCTCGAGGGTCTTGTCACTTCAAGAACGTCTACCAGTTTGTACCTTGTTTTTGAGTACATGGAACATGACCTCGCTGGGCTAGCAACTGCACATGGCTCGAAGTTGACTGAACCACAG ATAAAATGTTTTATGCAGCAACTGCTACGTGGGCTTGAACATTGCCACAGTCGTGGTGTGCTGCACCGTGACATCAAGGGTTCGAATCTTCTTGTTGACAACAATGGAAATCTTAAAATAGGAGATTTTGGTCTTGCAACAATATATGATCCTAAAAAAAAGCAGCCATTGACTAGCCGTGTTGTGACTCTGTGGTATAGGGCACCTGAGCTTTTGCTGGGTGCTACAGAGTATGGAGAAGCAATTGACATGTGGAGTGTTGGTTGCATTCTAGCCGAATTGCTAGCGGGGAAGCCAATCATGCCTGGAAGAACAGAG GTGGAACAAATGcacaaaatttttaaactttgtgGTTCGCCATCTGAAGACTATTGGCAGAGAACAAAGTTTCCTCATGCAACAAGTTTTAAGCCACAACAACCTTACAACCGCCAAATTTcagaaacatttaaaaatttttcttCCCCGGCATTGGCTCTTGTTGATAAGCTCCTGACAATAGAACCAGAGGGTCGAGGATCAGCAACTTCCGCACTCGAGAGTGAG TTCTTCACAACAAACCCCTTACCTTGTGATCCCTCAAGTTTACCAAAGTTTTCACCAAGCAAGGAGTTTGATTCCAGGCGTCGACAAAAGGAAGCTACAAG GAAAAACCAGGAAGCTGTTAAAGGACGTGCACCAGCATCTGTTTTAAGAGGAGCAAGAGATACCAAGGCACTGGGTTCACCACATTATAACGCTCAGGGAAATATATCAGTGCTG AGGAAACCAAATAGCATAATGTGCCGTCAAAAATATCCGTGCCAGGAGAATAGGGAGGGCAAGGAGAACGGTGAAGGAGGCAGAGTAAGTGTACACGGTGGCTTCACGCATGCTGCTACAATGACACGCGGCAGTGTAGCAGGATCATCCATATTCTGTAAGAGAGTAGAACCATCTTTGAAGAATCAGAGGTCTCATTTGAATCCTGCAACAGCAGATTTATGTACCTCTGTCGTCAAAAAGGAACCAGACTCGTCTGCTCTTGAATCCACCATG GGTCATATGCCAAAGAAAAATAGGATACACTGCTCTGGACCATTGGTGCCTCCGGGTGGGAACCTCGATGACATGCTTCGAGAGCATGAGAAATTAATGCAAGATGTTTTCCGTAGCGTCAAAAAGGCCAATCCGTAA
- the LOC114173757 gene encoding uncharacterized protein LOC114173757 isoform X2, with protein MSIFHLIYAIWGLLSFTCFFVVVICASWCPYQNLNQRFEQKTDKFWVFSEQTETWVEAKLPYDLLSCVDGDCRKVGSILQSEKKTTQQVLELEDKLDEQKISDENKDSKMESEDVVLPQRKRISLTKISETSMWVTGESGSIYERFWNGMEWVILSHDLPVSAGSAVSVFVINQTILALSEAGKLYQIRSQHGESSEPVWVEFTLTYPEKNLLIKSGVASRDGQRAYFCTKNETLVELAWVEPPRWINHGQPAGANVVAIADAASTREVVYTMSSAGDLYEYDKKSKPSWKRHIWQDKTSQAAPLMPSKGCSLPGLSDDHSESLFLLTKEGSLVERRFHQRKWKWVVHGRPQDQNLTSITPALQDESAETSSTSLFFTTSYGFVFEYRIPKQSEVWKSHQHPLHAKAARGIAGLQLYVGRILFPLDDGRLGELHPLGLGGESSGPSQPQNIRRKSPTKYVWSIVDVPESEGWNAEYCTEERGLRNCVTGIKDETEESVVSSVTGRRKQSQAQNQYLSVSTSGVGLIQSSEEHNHVPDNWISSNFRLRLVDAGKSFFLVTDDGLIYEYICIESAWIWLRHESFTPMKGILSSYNGSLFMVDTHGSLLLRERRGKELEWRNCTALRRGKNVIGGRPWDGLTGQERKFTNEDTLFFVSKTGRLMKLVVSLKKLKWKDCRNPPDAKVACILDQELFRKNIVFVIGRNGRLYQYNKVTDLWHEHYHSQHLVLSQSPGTVIRSSLKSLSGSLFMVSREGGLVEYQWSSMYGWNWVEHGTPNRDVTLVGSPGPSFEGNQLFFIGSDGKVYLRYMEKKSWKWKDCGFPHVGKKLVEAHSEGGFQEEKVDCIDEDSASYLNIRCDSKVAATRPIQFSKGSVIFQLRDGRLAEIELVEKREWVWSQIIGTPATLCSENYWTTEPYKLS; from the exons ATGTCAATATTCCATTTGATATATGCCATCTGGGGACTTTTGTCTTTCACCTGCTTCTTTGTGGTTGTGATTTGTGCTTCATGGTGCCCGTATCAAAATTTGAATCAACGATTTGAGCAGAAAACAGATAAGTTTTGGGTGTTCAGTGAACAAACTGAGACATGGGTTGAGGCAAAACTTCCCTATGACCTCCTCTCTTGTGTTGATGGTGACTGTAGAAAAGTGGGGTCTATACTTCAGTCGGAGAAGAAGACCACACAACAAGTGTTGGAGCTTGAAGACAAACTTGATGAACAAAAGATAAGTGATGAAAATAAGGATAGTAAAATGGAATCAGAGGATGTGGTTCTGCCACAAAGGAAGAGAATTTCCTTGACCAAAATATCTGAGACATCTATGTGGGTCACTGGTGAAAGTGGGTCTATCTATGAGAGGTTTTGGAATGGAATGGAATGGGTGATTTTATCTCATGATTTGCCTGTATCAGCAGGAAGTGCTGTATCGGTTTTTGTCATCAATCAGACGATTCTTGCTCTATCAGAAGCAGGGAAATTATACCAG ATAAGAAGCCAACATGGTGAAAGTTCTGAGCCAGTTTGGGTTGAATTCACACTTACTTATCCTGAGAAAAATCTTTTGATAAAGTCTGGAGTTGCTTCGCGTGATGGACA GAGAGCCTATTTCTGTACAAAGAATGAAACACTGGTAGAACTTGCTTGGGTTGAGCCTCCGAG ATGGATAAATCATGGCCAACCAGCTGGAGCAAATGTAGTAGCAATTGCTGATGCTGCTTCAACAAGAGAAGTAGTATATACCATGAG TTCTGCTGGAGATCTTTATGAATATGACAAAAAATCGAAACCATCATGGAAGAGGCACATATGGCAAGATAAAACATCACAAGCTGCTCCTCTGATGCCATCTAAAGGTTGCAGTTTGCCTGGTTTAAGTGATGATCATTCAGAATCTCTGTTCCTTTTAACAAAG GAAGGCTCTTTGGTAGAGAGAAGGTTCCATCAAAGGAAGTGGAAATGGGTAGTTCATGGAAGACCCCAAGATCAAAATTTAACATCTATTACACCAGCTCTTCAAGATGAATCAGCTGAAACATCCTCCACTTCTTTGTTCTTCACTACATCATATGGATTTGTCTTTGAATATCGAATTCCAAAACAATCAG AAGTATGGAAAAGTCACCAGCATCCTCTCCATGCAAAAGCAGCAAGAGGTATAGCAGGTTTGCAATTGTACGTTGGCAGAATACTGTTTCCACTAGATGATGGAAGACTTGGCGAATTACATCCTTTAGGATTAGGTGGTGAAAGTTCAGGACCATCTCAGCCACAAAACATTCGAAGGAAATCACCAACCAAATATGTTTGGTCAATAGTAGATGTGCCAGAGAGTGAGGGATGGAATGCAGAATATTGCACAGAAGAACGTGGTCTCAGAAACTGTGTCACTGGCATAAAAGATGAGACAGAGGAATCAGTAGTAAGTTCAGTAACAGGTAGGAGAAAGCAAAGCCAAGCACAGAATCAGTATTTATCTGTGAGTACTTCAGGTGTTGGACTGATTCAATCTTCAGAAGAACACAATCATGTGCCAGATAACTGGATTAGTAGTAACTTTCGCTTGAGATTGGTGGATGCAGGGAAGTCATTTTTCTTAGTAACAGATGATGGTTTGATTTATGAATACATTTGCATTGAGAGTGCATGGATATGGCTGAGGCATGAGAGTTTTACACCTATGAAAGGTATATTGAGTAGCTATAATGGAAGCTTATTCATGGTTGATACACATGGGAGTCTGCTACTCAGAGAAAGAAGAGGCAAGGAGTTAGAATGGAGGAATTGCACTGCTCTGAGGAGAGGAAAAAATGTTATTGGAGGTCGACCTTGGGATGGATTAACAGGCCAAGAAAGGAAGTTTACAAATGAAGACACACTCTTCTTTGTGAGCAAAACTGGAAGATTAATGAAGTTAGTG GTTTCTTTGAAGAAGTTGAAATGGAAAGATTGCAGAAACCCTCCAGATGCTAAGGTTGCATGTATACTAGACCAGGAATTGTTCagaaaaaatatagtatttgtGATTGGAAGAAATGGGAGACTATATCAGTATAACAAAGTGACTGATTTGTGGCATGAGCATTACCATTCTCAGCATTTGGTTCTATCACAGTCTCCTGGAACTGTTATAAGATCATCATTGAAATCACTCTCAGGTTCCCTCTTCATGGTTTCAAGAGAAGGTGGCCTTGTTGAGTATCAATGGAGCTCAATGTATGGTTGGAACTGGGTGGAACATGGAACACCCAACAGAGATGTAACACTAGTAGGTTCACCAGGTCCAAGTTTTGAAGgcaatcaattatttttcattggtTCTGATGGAAAAGTGTATCTCAGATACATGGAAAAAAAGTCATGGAAGTGGAAGGACTGTGGTTTCCCCCATGTGGGAAAGAAACTGGTAGAAGCACATTCAGAAGGAGGATTCCAAGAAGAGAAAGTAGATTGCATTGATGAAGATTCTGCATCATACCTGAACATTAGATGTGACTCAAAG GTGGCAGCTACAAGACCAATTCAATTTTCCAAAGGTTCTGTCATATTTCAGCTCAGAGATGGCAGG TTGGCAGAAATTGAATTGGTAGAGAAGAGAGAATGGGTGTGGTCCCAGATCATTGGAACTCCAGCTACTCTTTGCTCAGAGAATTATTGGACTACTGAACCGTACAAGCTTTCATGA
- the LOC114174697 gene encoding porphobilinogen deaminase, chloroplastic-like isoform X1 → MNTLSSTLHSACPPLPRAPSPPSPSPKCHTRFHRVKASIAVEQQTKVALIRIGTRGSPLALAQAYETRDKLMASHPELAEEGAIQIVIIKTTGDKILSQPLADIGGKGLFTKEIDEALLNSEIDIAVHSMKDVPTYLPDKTILPCNLPREDVRDAFISLSATSLADLLPGSVIGTASLRRKSQILHRYPSLNVQENFRGNVQTRLRKLSDGVVQATLLALAGLKRLSMTENVTSILSIDDMLPAVAQGAIGIACRSNDDKMAEYIASLNHEETRLAVVCERAFLQTLDGSCRTPIAGYASRNEDGNCLFRGLVASPDGTRVIETSRVGPYAVEDMIEMGKDAGKELLSRAGPNFFSS, encoded by the exons ATGAATACTCTTTCATCCACGCTCCACAGCGCGTGCCCTCCTCTTCCACGTGCACCGTCGCCGCCGTCGCCGTCTCCCAAATGCCACACAAGATTTCATCGCGTCAAGGCTTCCATTGCCGTAGAGCAGCAAACTAAGGTCGCTCTCATCAGAATTGGCACCAGGGGAAG TCCACTAGCTCTAGCACAAGCATATGAGACCAGAGACAAACTCATGGCATCACACCCAGAGTTAGCTGAAGAGGGGGCTATTCAGATTGTGATAATTAAGACAACAGGTGACAAGATCCTCTCCCAACCACTTGCAGACATAGGTGGGAAGGGTTTGTTCACAAAAGAAATAGATGAGGCACTCTTAAATAGTGAAATCGACATTGCTGTCCATTCAATGAAGGATGTTCCCACTTACTTACCTGATAAAACAATTCTTCCGTGTAACCTCCCGCGAGAGGATGTTAGAGATGCATTTATATCCTTGAGTGCAACCTCGTTAGCTGATCTTCTCCCTGGAAGTGTTATTGGTACTGCTTCGCTTCGACGAAAGTCACAGATACTCCACAGATATCCATCCCTTAAT GTGCAGGAAAATTTCCGGGGCAATGTCCAAACAAGGTTAAGAAAACTCAGTGATGGGGTTGTCCAAGCTACACTGTTAGCGTTAGCTGGGCTCAAACGCTTAAGCATGACAGAAAATGTAACTTCAATCCTATCAATCGATGATATGCTTCCAGCTGTTGCCCAAGGTGCTATTGGAATAGCCTGTAGAAGTAATGACGATAAAATG GCAGAATACATTGCTTCGCTGAATCATGAAGAAACAAGACTAGCAGTTGTCTGTGAAAGGGCCTTTCTTCAGACTTTGGATGGGTCTTGCCGAACTCCTATTGCAGGATATGCTAGCAGAAACGAAGATGGCAATTGTTTGTTTAGAGGATTGGTTGCTTCCCCTGATGGAACCCGTG TTATAGAGACGTCCAGGGTTGGTCCATATGCTGTTGAAGACATGATTGAGATGGGTAAGGACGCTGGCAAGGAGCTTCTGTCTCGGGCAGGACCTAACTTCTTCAGTAGTTAA
- the LOC114166703 gene encoding exosome complex component RRP45A-like, with protein sequence MEQRLANSWRMPLNDNKFIEAALLSDLRVDGRRPSDHRKLTIKLAKQDGSAEVHLGHTHVVTFVTAQLVRPYKDRPNEGSLSIFTEFSPMADPSFEPGRPAESAVELGRVVDRGLRESRAIDTESLCVLSGKLVWAIRVDIHILDNAGNLVDAANIAALAALLTFRRPECSLAGEDGQEVVVHPPEERDPIPLSIHHLPIAVTFGFFSTENLLVIDPTNEEECVMTGRMTATLNSNGDVCAIQKAGGEGVSQRFIMHCLKLAHAKAIDITTKIKDAVEVHNNERALRKIKRHPASVAMDVGDAPSGIGEKQNQLLGDEDGTGLDKLKLKEEENSMECEATPSGQEHSKDGGSKNFSGGPSSWDPYSESVDPDLLKASLASRGPSVAPSKPKDSSRETKPQEPPQEIKTDFSPIDKSLTGGQSNEGKTLKDAVKPKHKRKKKVSSNNELN encoded by the exons ATGGAGCAGAGGCTAGCAAACAGCTGGCGAATGCCTCTCAACGACAACAAATTCATCGAAGCGGCGCTCCTGTCGGACCTCCGTGTCGACGGCCGCCGCCCCTCCGACCACCGCAAGCTCACCATCAAGTTGGCCAAGCAAGACGGCTCGGCGGAGGTCCATTTGGGCCACACCCACGTCGTCACCTTCGTCACGGCCCAACTCGTTAGGCCCTACAAAGACAGGCCCAACGAGGGCTCCCTCTCCATCTTCACCGAGTTCTCTCCCATGGCCGACCCCTCCTTCGAACCGGGCCGCCCGGCCGAGTCAGCCGTCGAGCTGGGCCGCGTCGTCGACCGCGGCCTGCGCGAAAGCCGTGCCATCGACACTGAATCGCTCTGCGTACTCTCCGGAAAACTCGTATGGGCCATTCGCGTCGATATCCACATTCTCGACAATGCCGGAAATCTCGTTGACGCTGCCAATATCGCGGCGCTGGCTGCACTGCTGACGTTCCGACGGCCGGAATGCTCGCTGGCCGGGGAAGACGGCCAGGAAGTGGTGGTGCATCCTCCCGAAGAGCGCGATCCGATACCGTTGAGTATACATCACCTCCCGATTGCCGTTACGTTTGGATTTTTCAGCACTGAAAATCTCCTT GTGATAGATCCGACGAATGAAGAAGAGTGTGTGATGACAGGACGCATGACTGCGACGCTTAATTCAAACGGCGACGTTTGTGCTATTCAGAAGGCTGGTGGAGAGGGTGTCTCTCAGAGATTTATCATGCATTGCTTGAAACTTGCTCATGCTAAAGCTATTGATATTACAACTAAGATTAAGGATGCT GTTGAAGTACACAACAATGAAAGGGCGTTGCGGAAGATTAAGCGGCACCCTGCGTCTGTTGCTATGGATGTAGGTGATGCTCCATCTGGAATAggtgaaaaacaaaatcaattacTTGGTGATGAGGATGGTACCGGTTTGGACAAATTGAAGCTGAAAGAAGAGGAAAATTCTATGGAATGTGAAGCCACGCCATCAGGACAAGAACATAGTAAGGATGGAGGCTCCAAGAATTTCAGTGGTGGACCTTCAAGTTG GGATCCCTACTCAGAGTCTGTAGATCCAGATCTTCTAAAAGCTTCTCTAGCTTCACGGG GACCATCAGTAGCTCCTAGTAAACCAAAGGATTCAAGCCGTGAGACTAAGCCCCAGGAACCACCACAGGAAATTAAGACAGATTTTTCTCCAATTGACAAGTCTCTAACTGGTGGACAGAGTAACGAAGGTAAGACTCTGAAGGATGCCGTCAAGCCCAAAcataagaggaaaaaaaaagtatcatCCAATAACGAATTAAATTAG
- the LOC114173757 gene encoding uncharacterized protein LOC114173757 isoform X1 gives MSIFHLIYAIWGLLSFTCFFVVVICASWCPYQNLNQRFEQKTDKFWVFSEQTETWVEAKLPYDLLSCVDGDCRKVGSILQSEKKTTQQVLELEDKLDEQKISDENKDSKMESEDVVLPQRKRISLTKISETSMWVTGESGSIYERFWNGMEWVILSHDLPVSAGSAVSVFVINQTILALSEAGKLYQIRSQHGESSEPVWVEFTLTYPEKNLLIKSGVASRDGHRRAYFCTKNETLVELAWVEPPRWINHGQPAGANVVAIADAASTREVVYTMSSAGDLYEYDKKSKPSWKRHIWQDKTSQAAPLMPSKGCSLPGLSDDHSESLFLLTKEGSLVERRFHQRKWKWVVHGRPQDQNLTSITPALQDESAETSSTSLFFTTSYGFVFEYRIPKQSEVWKSHQHPLHAKAARGIAGLQLYVGRILFPLDDGRLGELHPLGLGGESSGPSQPQNIRRKSPTKYVWSIVDVPESEGWNAEYCTEERGLRNCVTGIKDETEESVVSSVTGRRKQSQAQNQYLSVSTSGVGLIQSSEEHNHVPDNWISSNFRLRLVDAGKSFFLVTDDGLIYEYICIESAWIWLRHESFTPMKGILSSYNGSLFMVDTHGSLLLRERRGKELEWRNCTALRRGKNVIGGRPWDGLTGQERKFTNEDTLFFVSKTGRLMKLVVSLKKLKWKDCRNPPDAKVACILDQELFRKNIVFVIGRNGRLYQYNKVTDLWHEHYHSQHLVLSQSPGTVIRSSLKSLSGSLFMVSREGGLVEYQWSSMYGWNWVEHGTPNRDVTLVGSPGPSFEGNQLFFIGSDGKVYLRYMEKKSWKWKDCGFPHVGKKLVEAHSEGGFQEEKVDCIDEDSASYLNIRCDSKVAATRPIQFSKGSVIFQLRDGRLAEIELVEKREWVWSQIIGTPATLCSENYWTTEPYKLS, from the exons ATGTCAATATTCCATTTGATATATGCCATCTGGGGACTTTTGTCTTTCACCTGCTTCTTTGTGGTTGTGATTTGTGCTTCATGGTGCCCGTATCAAAATTTGAATCAACGATTTGAGCAGAAAACAGATAAGTTTTGGGTGTTCAGTGAACAAACTGAGACATGGGTTGAGGCAAAACTTCCCTATGACCTCCTCTCTTGTGTTGATGGTGACTGTAGAAAAGTGGGGTCTATACTTCAGTCGGAGAAGAAGACCACACAACAAGTGTTGGAGCTTGAAGACAAACTTGATGAACAAAAGATAAGTGATGAAAATAAGGATAGTAAAATGGAATCAGAGGATGTGGTTCTGCCACAAAGGAAGAGAATTTCCTTGACCAAAATATCTGAGACATCTATGTGGGTCACTGGTGAAAGTGGGTCTATCTATGAGAGGTTTTGGAATGGAATGGAATGGGTGATTTTATCTCATGATTTGCCTGTATCAGCAGGAAGTGCTGTATCGGTTTTTGTCATCAATCAGACGATTCTTGCTCTATCAGAAGCAGGGAAATTATACCAG ATAAGAAGCCAACATGGTGAAAGTTCTGAGCCAGTTTGGGTTGAATTCACACTTACTTATCCTGAGAAAAATCTTTTGATAAAGTCTGGAGTTGCTTCGCGTGATGGACA CAGGAGAGCCTATTTCTGTACAAAGAATGAAACACTGGTAGAACTTGCTTGGGTTGAGCCTCCGAG ATGGATAAATCATGGCCAACCAGCTGGAGCAAATGTAGTAGCAATTGCTGATGCTGCTTCAACAAGAGAAGTAGTATATACCATGAG TTCTGCTGGAGATCTTTATGAATATGACAAAAAATCGAAACCATCATGGAAGAGGCACATATGGCAAGATAAAACATCACAAGCTGCTCCTCTGATGCCATCTAAAGGTTGCAGTTTGCCTGGTTTAAGTGATGATCATTCAGAATCTCTGTTCCTTTTAACAAAG GAAGGCTCTTTGGTAGAGAGAAGGTTCCATCAAAGGAAGTGGAAATGGGTAGTTCATGGAAGACCCCAAGATCAAAATTTAACATCTATTACACCAGCTCTTCAAGATGAATCAGCTGAAACATCCTCCACTTCTTTGTTCTTCACTACATCATATGGATTTGTCTTTGAATATCGAATTCCAAAACAATCAG AAGTATGGAAAAGTCACCAGCATCCTCTCCATGCAAAAGCAGCAAGAGGTATAGCAGGTTTGCAATTGTACGTTGGCAGAATACTGTTTCCACTAGATGATGGAAGACTTGGCGAATTACATCCTTTAGGATTAGGTGGTGAAAGTTCAGGACCATCTCAGCCACAAAACATTCGAAGGAAATCACCAACCAAATATGTTTGGTCAATAGTAGATGTGCCAGAGAGTGAGGGATGGAATGCAGAATATTGCACAGAAGAACGTGGTCTCAGAAACTGTGTCACTGGCATAAAAGATGAGACAGAGGAATCAGTAGTAAGTTCAGTAACAGGTAGGAGAAAGCAAAGCCAAGCACAGAATCAGTATTTATCTGTGAGTACTTCAGGTGTTGGACTGATTCAATCTTCAGAAGAACACAATCATGTGCCAGATAACTGGATTAGTAGTAACTTTCGCTTGAGATTGGTGGATGCAGGGAAGTCATTTTTCTTAGTAACAGATGATGGTTTGATTTATGAATACATTTGCATTGAGAGTGCATGGATATGGCTGAGGCATGAGAGTTTTACACCTATGAAAGGTATATTGAGTAGCTATAATGGAAGCTTATTCATGGTTGATACACATGGGAGTCTGCTACTCAGAGAAAGAAGAGGCAAGGAGTTAGAATGGAGGAATTGCACTGCTCTGAGGAGAGGAAAAAATGTTATTGGAGGTCGACCTTGGGATGGATTAACAGGCCAAGAAAGGAAGTTTACAAATGAAGACACACTCTTCTTTGTGAGCAAAACTGGAAGATTAATGAAGTTAGTG GTTTCTTTGAAGAAGTTGAAATGGAAAGATTGCAGAAACCCTCCAGATGCTAAGGTTGCATGTATACTAGACCAGGAATTGTTCagaaaaaatatagtatttgtGATTGGAAGAAATGGGAGACTATATCAGTATAACAAAGTGACTGATTTGTGGCATGAGCATTACCATTCTCAGCATTTGGTTCTATCACAGTCTCCTGGAACTGTTATAAGATCATCATTGAAATCACTCTCAGGTTCCCTCTTCATGGTTTCAAGAGAAGGTGGCCTTGTTGAGTATCAATGGAGCTCAATGTATGGTTGGAACTGGGTGGAACATGGAACACCCAACAGAGATGTAACACTAGTAGGTTCACCAGGTCCAAGTTTTGAAGgcaatcaattatttttcattggtTCTGATGGAAAAGTGTATCTCAGATACATGGAAAAAAAGTCATGGAAGTGGAAGGACTGTGGTTTCCCCCATGTGGGAAAGAAACTGGTAGAAGCACATTCAGAAGGAGGATTCCAAGAAGAGAAAGTAGATTGCATTGATGAAGATTCTGCATCATACCTGAACATTAGATGTGACTCAAAG GTGGCAGCTACAAGACCAATTCAATTTTCCAAAGGTTCTGTCATATTTCAGCTCAGAGATGGCAGG TTGGCAGAAATTGAATTGGTAGAGAAGAGAGAATGGGTGTGGTCCCAGATCATTGGAACTCCAGCTACTCTTTGCTCAGAGAATTATTGGACTACTGAACCGTACAAGCTTTCATGA
- the LOC114174697 gene encoding porphobilinogen deaminase, chloroplastic-like isoform X2, protein MASHPELAEEGAIQIVIIKTTGDKILSQPLADIGGKGLFTKEIDEALLNSEIDIAVHSMKDVPTYLPDKTILPCNLPREDVRDAFISLSATSLADLLPGSVIGTASLRRKSQILHRYPSLNVQENFRGNVQTRLRKLSDGVVQATLLALAGLKRLSMTENVTSILSIDDMLPAVAQGAIGIACRSNDDKMAEYIASLNHEETRLAVVCERAFLQTLDGSCRTPIAGYASRNEDGNCLFRGLVASPDGTRVIETSRVGPYAVEDMIEMGKDAGKELLSRAGPNFFSS, encoded by the exons ATGGCATCACACCCAGAGTTAGCTGAAGAGGGGGCTATTCAGATTGTGATAATTAAGACAACAGGTGACAAGATCCTCTCCCAACCACTTGCAGACATAGGTGGGAAGGGTTTGTTCACAAAAGAAATAGATGAGGCACTCTTAAATAGTGAAATCGACATTGCTGTCCATTCAATGAAGGATGTTCCCACTTACTTACCTGATAAAACAATTCTTCCGTGTAACCTCCCGCGAGAGGATGTTAGAGATGCATTTATATCCTTGAGTGCAACCTCGTTAGCTGATCTTCTCCCTGGAAGTGTTATTGGTACTGCTTCGCTTCGACGAAAGTCACAGATACTCCACAGATATCCATCCCTTAAT GTGCAGGAAAATTTCCGGGGCAATGTCCAAACAAGGTTAAGAAAACTCAGTGATGGGGTTGTCCAAGCTACACTGTTAGCGTTAGCTGGGCTCAAACGCTTAAGCATGACAGAAAATGTAACTTCAATCCTATCAATCGATGATATGCTTCCAGCTGTTGCCCAAGGTGCTATTGGAATAGCCTGTAGAAGTAATGACGATAAAATG GCAGAATACATTGCTTCGCTGAATCATGAAGAAACAAGACTAGCAGTTGTCTGTGAAAGGGCCTTTCTTCAGACTTTGGATGGGTCTTGCCGAACTCCTATTGCAGGATATGCTAGCAGAAACGAAGATGGCAATTGTTTGTTTAGAGGATTGGTTGCTTCCCCTGATGGAACCCGTG TTATAGAGACGTCCAGGGTTGGTCCATATGCTGTTGAAGACATGATTGAGATGGGTAAGGACGCTGGCAAGGAGCTTCTGTCTCGGGCAGGACCTAACTTCTTCAGTAGTTAA